One Agrobacterium vaccinii DNA window includes the following coding sequences:
- a CDS encoding MATE family efflux transporter has translation MLSSVAVENAQKVGANSWGAHLRATLALGIPLIGAQLAQLGIHTTDMVIVGQLGAEKLAAMVLAGQFFFVVFIFGSGFSVAVVPMVANAYGQGDATSARRALRMGMWVACVYWLLTVPLFLSAEKILVALGQNPAVSAQTGAYLAVAQFGLLPALLFYVMRGLVSAIGRAGIILYITIAMLLVNGFLAYGLVLGHFGLPAFGMIGAAFAAVIVNTFSLVFIVVYIQTREETRKYELFVRFWRPDFHALWEVIRLGLPISVTILAEVTLFSAASILMGQIGTLELAAHGIALQLASIAFMIPLGLAQAATVRIGVAHGQNDYPNLVRAAITVYGVACAIAACGGLLFALAPEYLASWFLDPNLPGAREVLAYASTLVIIAGVFQLVDGIQAVAAGLLRGLKDARVPMILALISYWPIGLALAWITAFPLGFGGPGVWFGFVVGLSAAAILLTTRFYLMVKREMQTAR, from the coding sequence ATGTTATCGTCGGTTGCGGTTGAGAACGCCCAAAAGGTTGGTGCCAACTCCTGGGGTGCGCATTTGCGCGCGACGCTTGCGCTGGGAATCCCGCTGATTGGTGCGCAACTGGCGCAGCTTGGCATTCATACGACAGATATGGTGATCGTCGGGCAGCTCGGCGCTGAAAAGCTGGCTGCGATGGTGCTCGCCGGACAGTTTTTCTTCGTCGTCTTCATTTTCGGCTCGGGATTTTCCGTCGCCGTCGTGCCCATGGTTGCCAACGCCTATGGGCAGGGTGATGCCACGAGCGCGCGCCGTGCCTTGCGTATGGGCATGTGGGTCGCCTGTGTCTATTGGCTGTTGACGGTGCCGCTGTTTCTCAGTGCGGAAAAAATTCTCGTGGCGCTTGGGCAGAATCCTGCCGTCTCCGCGCAGACGGGAGCGTATCTCGCCGTCGCCCAGTTCGGCCTGCTGCCCGCGCTTCTGTTTTATGTCATGCGCGGTCTGGTCAGCGCCATCGGGCGCGCTGGCATCATTCTCTACATCACCATCGCTATGCTGCTCGTGAATGGCTTTCTGGCTTACGGGTTGGTGCTCGGACACTTCGGTTTGCCTGCTTTCGGCATGATCGGCGCTGCTTTCGCCGCCGTCATCGTCAACACTTTCAGCCTTGTTTTCATTGTCGTCTATATCCAGACGCGGGAGGAGACGCGGAAATACGAATTGTTCGTGCGCTTCTGGAGACCGGATTTCCACGCCTTGTGGGAAGTCATCCGCCTTGGCCTGCCCATCAGCGTCACCATTCTGGCGGAAGTGACGCTGTTTTCGGCTGCATCCATTCTCATGGGCCAGATCGGCACGCTGGAGCTGGCGGCGCACGGCATCGCGCTCCAGCTTGCCTCGATTGCCTTTATGATCCCGCTTGGGCTGGCACAGGCGGCAACCGTGCGGATCGGCGTGGCGCACGGGCAGAACGATTACCCGAACCTCGTTCGCGCAGCGATCACGGTCTACGGCGTGGCCTGTGCCATCGCGGCCTGCGGCGGCCTTCTATTCGCTCTGGCACCCGAATATCTCGCAAGCTGGTTCCTCGATCCCAACCTTCCCGGCGCGCGCGAAGTGCTGGCCTATGCCAGCACGCTGGTCATTATCGCCGGTGTATTTCAGTTGGTGGATGGCATTCAGGCAGTTGCTGCCGGTTTGCTGCGGGGCCTCAAAGACGCACGGGTGCCGATGATCCTGGCACTGATTTCCTACTGGCCCATCGGCCTGGCGCTGGCCTGGATTACCGCATTTCCGCTGGGCTTCGGTGGACCCGGCGTCTGGTTCGGCTTCGTGGTCGGTCTGTCGGCCGCTGCCATATTGCTAACGACCCGCTTCTACCTGATGGTAAAGCGCGAAATGCAAACGGCCCGCTGA